One stretch of Gemmatimonadota bacterium DNA includes these proteins:
- a CDS encoding (Fe-S)-binding protein, which yields MSVSPPRTGPVPTHLAERLARQSDRLMPCVHCGFCLPACPTYTRLGDEADSPRGRLHLMRAVVEGRLETDDPAFATHIDRCLGCRACETVCPSGVEYGLLLEAARAAVLDVRPPSALTRALLLGFGTDRMRGLLMGAGRLLRGSGLASLLLRLLPDTALFANARMGLAMLVASGPARGVIAGGRLPRSAGDAGTVALLDGCVQEGLFARVNGATARTLAANGYAVRTAAGQGCCGALHAHAGAVEDARALARRNIAAFETSGADWIVTNAAGCGAAMREYGHLLADDAAWAERAARLAARVRDVTELLVAQGPRPGAELRRRVTYDAPCHLHHAQKVTTAPLVVLDAIPGLERVPLRGAEECCGGAGIYALTHPDLGGRIGGDKVRAVRETGAELVATGNPGCMMQIGAGLVLDGAGTEAVHPVELLDASYRAAGYYDQGEAV from the coding sequence ATGAGCGTGAGCCCGCCCCGGACGGGACCGGTCCCCACGCACCTCGCGGAGCGGCTGGCCCGGCAGTCGGACCGACTCATGCCGTGCGTGCACTGCGGCTTCTGCCTGCCGGCCTGCCCCACGTACACGCGCCTCGGTGACGAAGCCGATTCCCCGCGCGGTCGCCTGCACCTGATGCGGGCCGTGGTGGAGGGACGGCTGGAGACCGACGATCCGGCCTTCGCCACCCACATCGACCGCTGCCTCGGGTGTCGGGCCTGCGAGACGGTCTGTCCGTCCGGGGTCGAGTACGGCCTCCTGCTGGAGGCGGCGCGCGCGGCCGTGCTCGACGTGCGCCCGCCCTCGGCGCTGACGCGTGCGCTGCTCCTCGGCTTCGGGACCGACCGCATGCGCGGGCTCCTGATGGGCGCGGGTCGACTGCTACGGGGCTCCGGTCTGGCGAGCCTCCTGCTGCGCCTGCTGCCGGACACCGCGCTCTTCGCCAACGCGCGGATGGGGCTGGCCATGCTGGTGGCGTCCGGCCCGGCCCGCGGCGTGATCGCCGGGGGTCGGCTGCCGCGCTCGGCGGGCGACGCCGGCACGGTGGCGCTTCTGGACGGCTGCGTGCAGGAGGGTCTCTTCGCGCGCGTCAACGGAGCGACCGCCCGTACGCTCGCCGCCAACGGCTACGCCGTCCGGACCGCGGCCGGACAGGGCTGCTGCGGCGCGCTGCACGCCCATGCGGGGGCGGTGGAGGACGCACGCGCGCTCGCGCGTCGCAACATCGCCGCGTTCGAGACGAGCGGCGCAGACTGGATCGTGACCAACGCGGCGGGCTGCGGGGCCGCCATGCGCGAGTACGGCCACCTGTTGGCGGACGACGCCGCGTGGGCCGAGCGTGCGGCACGGCTGGCGGCGCGCGTGCGCGACGTGACCGAGCTGCTGGTGGCGCAGGGCCCGCGTCCCGGTGCGGAGCTGCGCCGTCGGGTGACCTACGATGCGCCCTGTCACCTGCATCACGCCCAGAAGGTGACCACCGCTCCGCTCGTGGTGCTCGACGCCATTCCCGGCCTGGAGCGGGTGCCGTTGCGCGGCGCCGAGGAATGCTGCGGCGGGGCCGGCATCTACGCGCTGACCCATCCCGACCTCGGCGGTCGCATCGGCGGAGACAAGGTGCGGGCCGTGCGCGAGACCGGCGCCGAGCTGGTGGCCACGGGCAATCCCGGGTGCATGATGCAGATCGGAGCCGGGCTGGTGCTGGATGGCGCCGGCACGGAGGCCGTGCACCCGGTGGAGCTGCTCGACGCCAGCTACCGGGCCGCGGGCTACTACGACCAGGGAGAGGCGGTGTGA
- a CDS encoding ATPase, T2SS/T4P/T4SS family, with translation MVRHAPLGELLVQAGALSPVALQEALERQRTGTGRLGETLVQHRLADAEAVARALAQQVALPYAPAPLAPDPAAARLVRPELARTLGLVPLALEGRALRVAMADPLDHDAVVQVGFHCGRRVVPAVASTRAIERAHLLAYGGELSELVRDLPSLRPEEDRSARVLEREASSAPVVRLVDLLLRRAVEDGASDIHLEGAGSELKVRLRVDGVLRTLIELPLVGRDAVVSRLKIMAGLDIAERRRPQDGGFQIEQAGGVLTVRASTLPVEGGEKVVLRLLDPLHAPAGLDVLGLADDDLRRLRRALGANQGLLLVAGPTGSGKSTTLQAALMELDRARRNVVTLEDPIEYRLDGAHQVQVRRAAGLTFPSVLRAVLRQDPDVIMVGEVRDGETAEIAISAAVTGHLVLSTVHTVDAAGALTRLMNMGVPAYLVAAGVTAVVAQRLVRTVCPRCRGRPSGCDACPDGYRGRTGIFQVLTVNDALRDRLLRGASTAELRRLARRAGTRSLVEDAQRKVAEGVTTPHEVARVLQADAGSLLPCRACGGDVPDESLGCPHCGAEVERRCACGSALLAEWRFCPACRRKA, from the coding sequence ATGGTCCGTCACGCACCCCTCGGCGAGCTGCTCGTCCAGGCCGGAGCCCTCTCCCCGGTCGCGCTCCAGGAGGCGCTCGAGCGCCAGCGCACCGGTACGGGCCGGCTCGGGGAGACCCTGGTGCAGCACCGGCTGGCGGACGCGGAGGCCGTCGCGCGCGCGTTGGCGCAGCAGGTGGCCCTCCCGTACGCGCCCGCGCCGCTCGCGCCGGACCCCGCGGCTGCACGGCTGGTGCGGCCGGAGCTGGCCCGCACGCTCGGGCTGGTCCCGCTCGCGCTGGAGGGCCGGGCATTGCGCGTGGCCATGGCGGACCCGCTCGACCACGACGCGGTGGTGCAGGTCGGCTTCCACTGCGGCCGGCGCGTCGTTCCCGCCGTCGCCTCCACGCGCGCCATCGAGCGCGCGCATCTGCTCGCCTACGGGGGTGAGCTGTCCGAGCTGGTGCGGGACCTCCCGAGCCTCCGTCCGGAGGAGGATCGCTCCGCGCGCGTGCTGGAGCGCGAGGCCAGCTCCGCCCCGGTGGTGCGGCTCGTGGACCTGTTGCTGCGACGCGCGGTGGAGGACGGCGCCAGCGACATCCACCTGGAGGGCGCGGGCAGCGAGCTGAAGGTGCGCCTGAGGGTGGACGGTGTGCTGCGCACGCTGATCGAGCTGCCGCTCGTCGGGCGCGACGCCGTGGTCTCGCGCCTGAAGATCATGGCCGGTCTGGACATCGCCGAGCGCCGCCGGCCGCAGGACGGTGGGTTCCAGATCGAACAGGCCGGAGGCGTGCTCACCGTGCGGGCGTCCACGCTGCCGGTGGAAGGAGGGGAGAAGGTGGTGCTGCGCTTGCTCGATCCGCTGCACGCGCCCGCCGGCCTCGACGTGCTCGGGCTCGCGGATGACGACCTGCGCCGCCTGCGCCGCGCGCTCGGTGCCAACCAGGGGCTGCTGCTGGTGGCGGGTCCCACCGGCAGCGGGAAGAGCACCACGTTGCAGGCCGCCCTGATGGAGCTGGACCGCGCCCGCCGCAACGTCGTGACGCTGGAGGATCCCATCGAGTACCGGCTCGACGGCGCCCACCAGGTCCAGGTGCGGCGCGCGGCGGGACTCACGTTCCCGTCCGTGTTGCGGGCCGTGCTGCGTCAGGACCCGGACGTCATCATGGTGGGCGAGGTCCGCGACGGAGAGACGGCGGAGATCGCCATCAGCGCCGCCGTGACCGGCCACCTGGTCCTGTCCACCGTCCACACGGTGGACGCCGCAGGCGCTCTCACCCGGCTGATGAACATGGGCGTGCCGGCCTACCTGGTGGCGGCGGGCGTCACGGCCGTGGTGGCGCAACGGTTGGTGCGGACGGTGTGTCCCCGCTGTCGGGGCCGTCCGTCCGGGTGTGACGCCTGCCCGGACGGCTATCGTGGTCGAACCGGGATCTTCCAGGTCCTGACCGTCAATGATGCGCTGCGCGATCGCCTGCTGCGGGGGGCGTCCACCGCTGAGCTGCGCCGTCTGGCCCGGCGCGCCGGGACGCGGAGCCTGGTCGAGGACGCGCAACGCAAGGTGGCCGAGGGCGTGACCACGCCCCACGAGGTGGCCCGGGTGCTCCAGGCCGATGCGGGTAGCCTGCTACCCTGTCGGGCCTGCGGTGGGGACGTCCCGGACGAATCGCTGGGGTGCCCGCACTGCGGTGCGGAGGTGGAGCGGCGCTGCGCGTGTGGGAGCGCCCTGCTGGCGGAGTGGCGGTTCTGCCCGGCCTGTCGCCGGAAAGCCTAG
- the menC gene encoding o-succinylbenzoate synthase: MRIDRLELREIGLNLKERFEISSGGRQDRRVLLLRVEAGGQTVWSECVAAEDPSYSYETTDTAWHLLTDFVLPVVAGTDVDDPREMLAPVAWIRGHPMALAAVEMAGWALESARRGAALRDVVGGTAESVPVGVSVGIQGTDDALIERVRAFVEQGYRKVKIKIKPGRDVAMLRVLREHFPDVPFMADANSAYTLADVDHLKQLDELDLMMIEQPLAWHDLRDHARLQAELATPICLDESIRSVEDARLAHELGSGRIINIKPGRVGGFASSVAIHDFCRAHDMPVWCGGMLESGVGRAYNLALASLPGFSLPGDISASSRYWARDVVTPEFVVDGGHMRVPSGVGIGVDLDLDFIDALTVRRQAFEG; the protein is encoded by the coding sequence ATGCGGATCGATCGGCTCGAGCTGCGCGAGATCGGACTCAACCTCAAGGAGCGTTTCGAGATCAGCAGCGGAGGCCGACAGGACCGCCGCGTCCTGCTGCTGCGTGTCGAGGCGGGAGGGCAGACCGTCTGGTCCGAATGCGTTGCGGCCGAGGACCCGTCCTATTCGTACGAGACCACGGACACGGCGTGGCACCTCCTGACGGACTTCGTGCTGCCCGTGGTGGCCGGCACGGACGTGGACGATCCGCGCGAGATGCTCGCACCGGTGGCGTGGATCCGCGGTCACCCGATGGCGCTCGCCGCCGTGGAGATGGCCGGATGGGCGCTCGAGTCCGCCCGGCGCGGCGCCGCGCTCCGCGATGTCGTGGGAGGCACGGCGGAGTCGGTGCCCGTGGGGGTCAGCGTAGGGATCCAGGGAACGGACGATGCGCTGATCGAGCGGGTGCGGGCGTTCGTGGAGCAGGGCTACCGGAAGGTCAAGATCAAGATCAAGCCGGGTCGCGACGTCGCCATGCTGCGCGTGCTGAGGGAGCACTTCCCCGACGTCCCCTTCATGGCGGACGCCAACTCCGCGTACACGCTCGCCGACGTGGATCACCTGAAGCAGTTGGACGAGCTGGACCTGATGATGATCGAGCAGCCGCTCGCCTGGCACGACCTGCGTGATCATGCCCGTCTGCAGGCGGAGCTGGCGACCCCCATCTGCCTGGACGAGTCGATCCGTTCGGTGGAGGACGCCCGCCTGGCGCACGAGCTCGGCAGCGGGCGCATCATCAACATCAAGCCGGGTCGCGTGGGAGGCTTCGCGTCCTCGGTGGCCATCCACGACTTCTGTCGGGCGCACGACATGCCGGTATGGTGCGGAGGCATGCTGGAGTCGGGTGTGGGCCGCGCGTACAACCTGGCGCTCGCGTCCCTGCCGGGCTTCTCCCTGCCCGGGGACATCTCCGCCAGCAGCCGCTACTGGGCCCGCGACGTGGTCACACCCGAGTTCGTGGTGGACGGAGGTCACATGCGCGTGCCCTCCGGGGTGGGGATCGGGGTCGACCTGGATCTCGACTTCATCGACGCGCTCACGGTGCGGCGTCAGGCCTTCGAGGGCTGA
- a CDS encoding M20/M25/M40 family metallo-hydrolase produces the protein MTGLFEQWLAAVEPMVRAESPSGDIARLEALAAQIAESFRARGAEVALEPAGGAGTHLLARLGAPRSTGRGPLLILGHFDTVHPVGTLDRLPFQVEDDRVTGPGVYDMKGGIAALLVALDRLTERGERLRDQVLVYLTCDEESGSATSRARIEELGRSARGALVLEPSLPGGGVKLARKGVALYHVAVEGVPAHAGIEPEAGASAIHELLRVLGTVLGLADARVETTLNAGTIQGGTASNVVAERAAADVDVRFWTRGEAERVHAAMQGLKPRDPRCTLTVAGGVNRYALEETPGSRALFDVAVEQARALGFPLSGGGTGGASDGNLLAGVGCPTLDGLGPDGGGAHSLHEFVYREPLPARIELLARLLSRL, from the coding sequence GTGACGGGCTTGTTCGAACAGTGGTTGGCCGCGGTGGAGCCGATGGTGCGGGCGGAGAGCCCGAGCGGCGATATCGCGCGTCTCGAGGCGCTCGCCGCACAGATCGCGGAGTCCTTCCGCGCCCGTGGAGCCGAGGTCGCGCTGGAGCCCGCGGGCGGCGCCGGCACCCACCTGCTGGCGCGTCTGGGAGCGCCCCGGTCCACGGGACGCGGGCCGCTCCTGATCCTCGGTCACTTCGACACGGTCCATCCGGTCGGGACCCTCGACCGCCTGCCCTTCCAGGTGGAGGACGACCGGGTGACGGGGCCGGGCGTCTACGACATGAAGGGCGGGATCGCCGCACTCCTGGTGGCGCTGGACCGGCTGACCGAGCGCGGCGAACGGCTGCGCGACCAGGTGCTCGTCTACCTCACCTGCGACGAGGAGAGCGGGTCGGCCACGTCGCGCGCCCGGATCGAGGAGTTGGGCCGGTCCGCGCGCGGGGCCCTGGTGCTGGAGCCCAGCCTGCCGGGCGGGGGCGTCAAGCTCGCCCGCAAAGGCGTGGCCCTCTACCACGTGGCGGTGGAGGGCGTGCCCGCGCATGCGGGCATCGAGCCCGAGGCCGGAGCGAGCGCCATCCACGAGCTCCTGCGGGTGCTGGGGACCGTCCTGGGCCTGGCGGACGCGCGTGTGGAGACCACGTTGAACGCGGGCACCATCCAGGGCGGGACGGCGTCCAACGTGGTGGCCGAGCGCGCGGCGGCGGACGTGGATGTCCGCTTCTGGACACGGGGAGAGGCCGAGCGCGTCCACGCCGCCATGCAGGGGCTCAAGCCGCGCGATCCGCGCTGTACGCTGACGGTGGCGGGCGGCGTGAACCGCTACGCGCTGGAGGAGACCCCGGGCAGTCGGGCGCTCTTCGACGTGGCGGTGGAGCAGGCCCGCGCCCTGGGCTTCCCGCTGTCGGGCGGGGGGACGGGTGGGGCGTCGGACGGCAATCTGCTGGCCGGCGTGGGCTGCCCCACGCTCGACGGCCTGGGGCCGGACGGAGGGGGTGCGCATTCGCTGCACGAGTTCGTGTACCGTGAGCCGCTGCCCGCGCGCATCGAGCTGCTGGCGCGCCTCTTGAGCCGGCTGTGA
- a CDS encoding FAD-dependent oxidoreductase produces MKPAPHIAILGAGPIGLDAALAARESGWTCTVFEAGPGVGSHVRAWGHVRMFSPWALDLSERMRRALAAPAPADDPEDCPTGAEYVERVLEPLAGVLAGCIHTGARVVAVSRDATLKDDGIGSGVRALRPFRILVAHADGRESVHRADVVLDCTGTYGQPNPLGDGGIPAPGERAAEADIVRSIPDVRSDASGWKGRRVLLVGAGHSAQTAARDLAGLAERTGTQVLWAVREDPACFEPIPDDPLPERAALARSAAALAAGRLPAVQVRAGRVVDAVAREGDALQVDLRRSDGAIERERVDRIVSLTGSIGDAGLYRQLQVHECWATAGLMKLSAALLGAGSSADCLDQGGHGIDALRSPEPDFFVLGSKSYGRNNTFLLKVGFEQVDDVFAHLRAR; encoded by the coding sequence ATGAAGCCTGCTCCCCACATCGCCATCCTGGGTGCCGGCCCGATCGGTCTGGACGCGGCGCTGGCCGCGCGCGAGTCCGGCTGGACCTGCACGGTCTTCGAGGCCGGCCCGGGCGTCGGCAGCCACGTCCGGGCGTGGGGTCACGTGCGCATGTTCTCGCCCTGGGCGCTGGATCTGTCCGAACGGATGCGGCGCGCCCTGGCTGCACCCGCCCCGGCGGACGACCCGGAGGACTGCCCCACCGGCGCCGAGTACGTCGAGCGCGTGCTGGAGCCGCTGGCGGGCGTGCTGGCCGGATGCATCCACACCGGTGCCCGGGTCGTGGCCGTGTCGCGGGACGCGACCCTCAAGGACGACGGGATCGGAAGCGGGGTGCGCGCCCTCCGTCCGTTCCGGATCCTCGTGGCCCACGCGGACGGGCGCGAGTCCGTGCACCGGGCCGACGTGGTCCTGGACTGCACGGGGACGTACGGACAGCCCAACCCGCTCGGGGACGGGGGGATCCCCGCTCCGGGCGAGCGCGCCGCGGAGGCCGACATCGTGCGGTCCATCCCGGACGTCCGGTCCGATGCGTCGGGGTGGAAGGGGCGTCGCGTGCTGCTGGTGGGTGCCGGCCACTCCGCACAGACCGCCGCGCGGGACCTGGCGGGACTCGCGGAGCGGACCGGGACGCAGGTGTTGTGGGCCGTCCGGGAAGACCCGGCCTGCTTCGAGCCGATCCCGGACGATCCGCTTCCCGAGCGGGCGGCCCTGGCACGCTCCGCCGCTGCGCTGGCGGCCGGCCGGCTCCCTGCGGTGCAGGTGAGGGCGGGCCGCGTGGTGGATGCCGTGGCGCGGGAGGGGGACGCGCTCCAGGTGGACCTCCGCAGGAGCGACGGCGCCATCGAGCGCGAGCGCGTGGACCGGATCGTGTCGCTCACGGGCTCCATCGGAGACGCGGGGCTGTACCGGCAGCTCCAGGTCCACGAGTGCTGGGCCACCGCCGGTCTGATGAAGCTCTCCGCCGCCCTGCTCGGTGCGGGCAGCTCCGCGGACTGCCTGGACCAGGGCGGCCACGGCATCGATGCGCTCCGGAGCCCGGAGCCGGATTTCTTCGTGTTGGGATCGAAGTCCTACGGACGCAACAACACCTTCCTGCTCAAGGTCGGCTTCGAACAGGTGGACGACGTCTTCGCCCACCTGCGGGCGCGCTGA
- a CDS encoding FAD-binding protein: MGSVTAQRVLDALPTDVPRLTGAACEAWSVGGEPPQAVVEPRDAAEAALVLASLAASPVRVACVGAGHHLAASLHAAPVDLIVSARRLAGITHYEPADLTFTAGAGTARADLDAATAPHRQMLALDPPGASRATLGALAATALAGPLVTSYGRTRDLLLGATLVTGDGRVLRLGGRVVKNVAGFDLLKLAVGGRGRLGLLTDISARLHPRPVADELRVFAGDAREVTVLARALATAPVVPTALEVRPASSLPGGGAGWCVLLRMAGGAEATEAALAILAARAGDPQPVRALHGAEATAFADTAAERPVPGLSLRATLPPAALDVLLGEVAALADRTGAAAGVRILPTEGLATLDLGPDAVALVEPDLPGVLATARHRLAQRGGSLTLTAAPASVVRAFPVFAPDAGRDALLARVIAGFDPGGVLAGSGGLP; encoded by the coding sequence ATGGGCAGCGTGACCGCGCAGCGCGTCCTCGACGCGCTGCCCACCGACGTGCCGCGTCTCACGGGCGCCGCCTGCGAGGCCTGGTCGGTCGGCGGCGAGCCGCCGCAGGCCGTGGTGGAGCCGCGCGACGCCGCCGAGGCCGCGCTCGTGCTCGCGAGTCTGGCGGCTTCCCCGGTGCGCGTGGCCTGCGTGGGCGCCGGGCATCATCTCGCGGCCTCGCTGCACGCCGCTCCGGTGGACCTGATCGTGAGCGCCCGGCGGCTCGCGGGCATCACCCACTACGAGCCCGCCGACCTCACCTTCACCGCCGGCGCCGGCACCGCGCGCGCCGACCTGGACGCCGCCACGGCGCCCCATCGGCAGATGCTGGCGCTCGATCCGCCCGGGGCGTCCCGCGCCACGCTGGGCGCGCTCGCGGCCACCGCCCTCGCGGGTCCGCTGGTCACCAGCTACGGCCGCACCCGCGACCTCCTGCTGGGCGCCACCCTGGTGACCGGGGACGGCCGGGTGCTCCGCCTGGGTGGACGGGTCGTGAAGAACGTGGCGGGCTTCGACCTCCTCAAGCTGGCCGTCGGCGGCCGGGGCCGTCTGGGCCTGCTCACCGACATCAGTGCCCGCCTGCACCCCCGTCCGGTCGCGGACGAGCTCCGGGTGTTCGCCGGCGACGCCCGCGAGGTCACGGTGCTGGCGCGCGCCCTGGCCACCGCCCCGGTGGTGCCCACCGCGCTCGAGGTGCGTCCCGCCTCCAGCCTGCCCGGGGGCGGCGCGGGCTGGTGCGTGCTGCTGCGGATGGCGGGGGGCGCCGAGGCCACCGAGGCGGCGCTGGCGATCCTGGCCGCACGCGCGGGCGACCCGCAGCCCGTGCGCGCCCTGCACGGCGCGGAGGCGACGGCGTTCGCGGACACCGCCGCCGAGCGCCCCGTCCCCGGCCTGTCCCTGCGGGCCACCCTGCCACCCGCTGCCCTGGACGTCCTCCTGGGCGAGGTGGCCGCCCTGGCCGATCGGACCGGAGCGGCCGCCGGCGTGCGCATCCTCCCCACGGAAGGCCTCGCCACCCTGGATCTGGGGCCGGACGCGGTGGCCCTGGTGGAGCCCGACCTGCCCGGTGTGCTCGCCACGGCCCGCCACCGGCTCGCCCAGCGCGGGGGCTCCCTCACCCTGACCGCCGCGCCCGCGTCCGTGGTGCGGGCCTTCCCGGTCTTCGCGCCGGATGCCGGGCGTGATGCCCTGCTGGCGCGCGTGATCGCGGGCTTCGACCCGGGCGGCGTGCTGGCCGGGAGCGGAGGGCTGCCATGA
- a CDS encoding FAD-linked oxidase C-terminal domain-containing protein, with protein MTAPALSPRLVQALGGVVGAQAVLTDPGRLLVYESDGLTAYRHAPQAVVLPADTDEVRAVVTLLADAQVPIVPRGAGTGLSGGALASKGGVIVGTSRMNRILALDPDNRTARVQPGVINTALSEAAAVHGLYYAPDPSSQSACTLGGNVAENSGGPHCLKYGVTSRYVSGLTLVLSDGSVVELGGLGRQDDPLDLVGAVTGSEGCFALTTEIEVRLLPRAPGVRTLLGIFDSMEAAATAVTAIIARGLLPAALEIIDANTIRAVEASVFAAGYPVDAGAALVVEFDGLEAGLDLEAEQAAEECRRAGAREVRSARDAEARAGLWKGRKKAFGAMGRIAPDLLVQDATVPRTRLPAVLAAIDRIASEYGLQVANVFHAGDGNLHPNILFDRHDVDQVERVERASAEIMRICVDVGGTITGEHGVGVDKRKYMPLVHDRTALTAMADLKRAFDPALLLNPGKVLPDDVWADA; from the coding sequence ATGACCGCTCCCGCCCTCAGCCCGCGCCTCGTCCAGGCCCTCGGCGGGGTCGTCGGTGCCCAGGCGGTCCTGACCGATCCGGGACGCCTGCTCGTGTACGAGTCGGACGGCCTCACCGCCTACCGGCACGCGCCGCAGGCCGTGGTGCTGCCGGCCGACACCGACGAGGTCCGGGCGGTGGTGACCCTCCTGGCCGACGCCCAGGTGCCGATCGTGCCCCGGGGCGCCGGCACCGGTCTGTCCGGGGGCGCGCTTGCGTCGAAGGGCGGGGTCATCGTGGGCACGAGCCGCATGAACCGCATCCTGGCGCTCGATCCCGACAACCGCACCGCCCGCGTCCAGCCCGGGGTGATCAACACCGCGCTCTCCGAGGCCGCGGCCGTGCACGGGCTCTACTACGCGCCGGATCCGTCGTCCCAGAGCGCGTGCACGCTGGGCGGCAACGTCGCCGAGAACTCGGGTGGACCGCACTGCCTGAAGTACGGCGTGACGTCGCGCTACGTGAGTGGCCTGACGCTGGTGCTGAGCGACGGCTCGGTGGTGGAGCTCGGGGGGCTGGGCCGGCAGGACGACCCGCTGGACCTGGTCGGCGCCGTGACCGGCTCGGAAGGCTGCTTCGCATTGACCACCGAGATCGAGGTGCGCCTGCTTCCGCGCGCGCCCGGCGTGCGCACCCTGCTCGGCATCTTCGATTCCATGGAAGCGGCCGCCACCGCCGTCACCGCCATCATCGCCCGAGGGCTGCTGCCCGCGGCGCTGGAGATCATCGACGCCAACACCATCCGCGCGGTGGAGGCCAGCGTGTTTGCTGCGGGCTACCCCGTGGATGCCGGCGCGGCGCTGGTGGTGGAGTTCGACGGGCTCGAAGCGGGGCTCGACCTGGAGGCGGAGCAGGCGGCGGAGGAGTGTCGGCGCGCGGGCGCGCGCGAGGTGCGCTCGGCCCGCGACGCCGAAGCGCGCGCGGGCCTGTGGAAGGGCCGCAAGAAGGCGTTCGGCGCCATGGGTCGCATCGCGCCGGACCTGCTGGTGCAGGATGCCACCGTGCCGCGCACGCGTCTGCCCGCCGTGCTCGCGGCCATCGACCGGATCGCCTCGGAGTACGGCCTGCAGGTCGCGAACGTGTTCCATGCCGGGGACGGCAACCTGCACCCCAACATCCTGTTCGATCGGCACGACGTGGACCAGGTGGAGCGCGTGGAGCGGGCCTCCGCGGAGATCATGCGCATCTGCGTCGACGTGGGTGGCACCATCACCGGTGAGCACGGCGTCGGGGTGGACAAGCGCAAGTACATGCCGCTCGTCCACGATCGCACGGCGCTCACGGCCATGGCCGACCTGAAGCGGGCGTTCGATCCCGCGCTCCTGCTGAATCCGGGGAAGGTGCTTCCCGACGACGTGTGGGCGGACGCATGA